The proteins below come from a single Chrysoperla carnea chromosome 1, inChrCarn1.1, whole genome shotgun sequence genomic window:
- the LOC123291167 gene encoding uncharacterized protein LOC123291167, giving the protein MNQLIKISFLLFCVTLVTAIDINADVDKVYTDCGTNIDCAEQKFVSIIDRVDDTENLELLDGVKLVKKEEFNKVETARGNEGLLDRAARYISEHEIKIEAPKVIQSAARALSSEPRRRKIRKILLPILLLLKLKAIIIVPIVLTVIGLIALKGLGAALAALTLSGFTALKGILDGKQLTEKRVTFGIIPPYLSHEPHWSRTGIPSLDYAELADPYYRPHVQ; this is encoded by the exons atgaatcaattaattaaaatatcgttCCTATTATTTTGTGTAACTCTCGTAACAGCTATCGATATTAATGCTGATGTTGATAAAGTGTATACGGATTGTGGTACAAATATTGATTGCgctgaacaaaaatttgtgtcAATTATTGATCGTGTTGATGATACcgaaaatttagaattattgGACGGTGTAAAACTTGTGAAGAAAGAAGAATTCAACAAAGTTGAAACTGCACGTGGTAATGAAGGGTTATTGGATCGAGCTGCACGCTATATTTCTgaacatgaaattaaaattgaagcaCCAAAAGTGATTCAAAGTGCTGCGCGTGCTTTATCATCAG AACCACGTCGCcgaaaaattcgtaaaattctCTTGccaatcttattattattaaaactaaaagcCATTATCATCGTTCCAATCGTCCTAACTGTGATTGGCTTAATTGCCTTAAAAGGATTGGGTGCTGCTTTAGCTGCTTTGACATTATCTGGATTTACAGCTCTTAAAGGAATCCTAGATGGAAAACAATTAACAGAAAAACGTGTGACTTTTGGTATCATCCCACCATACTTATCACATGAACCACATTGGAGCCGAACTGGTATACCATCATTGGATTATGCGGAATTAGCCGATCCGTACTACAGACCTCATgtgcaataa